The Leadbetterella byssophila DSM 17132 DNA window GCAAGGTTGGATTCTTTCCGTTCTTTGGAGTACCTTTTTTATAGGTGATAAACATGGGCACCTTTGTCCCGTCTTTGGACACGTAAAATACTTGTTCCGTCACAAATGCTTCAGGGTCAAACTTTACTTCAGGCTTTCTATATCTTGTAGATTTTCCAGTCTTTAGATTGTAGATATACGTAGTAGATGGATTTGTGAACGAAGTAAAATAATAAAATACCTCTTCATCTGTCTTCTTACCTTGGAAACCGCCTGCAGTTCCTACACCCGGTAATTGAACCACCTCTTCTAACTGTCCTTGGAGATTCAATCGCTCTACCCTTGTGGTCACATCCTTGAGATATGCCACGAATAGTTTCCTACCAGCAGTACTTACAGAAACCATGGGTTCTTTCCTTTCAGGTACCATTTCCTTCCATGCTTTGGACTGTAAATTATAACTTAAAAGCTTATCATTAGGTGCTTGATCATTCGTTTGAATAATGAGCTCATCTCCCTCAGAATAAACCACGCTATAACTTGAATTACCTACCTCTGCGATGATAGGCGAAAAATTCTTCTCTCCTTTACGTTTGTAATAAAGGGCATTCCCTTTTAATCCTTTGCCTCTATCTGAAATACTCAAGAAAGCTAAATCCTCATCTTCAGACGTATACAAATAATGGAATCTTCTGGGCTCCTCTTTGTTTTCATAGATCAAAATATCCTGGTCTTGAGAAGTGCCTAAACGGTGATACCATACCTGGTGATTCTCGTTCACGGCAGCAAGGGCACTACCTTCCGGCTGAGGATATCTACTATAATAAAAACCATCCCCTTCCCATGCTAAACCTGAAACCTTCACCCACTTCAAGGTATCGCCCATGGTTTGCAGGTTCTTCATATCCATGAGGTAAACGGTTTGCCAATCTGAGCCCCCGTGCGTCAAGGCATAAGCTGCATAAGAACCTGCTTTATTTAACACGAATTGTGCTAAGCCGGTAGTTCCATCCTTGGATAAAGTATTAGGATCCAAAACCTTCTCTACAGTCTCGCCCTTTTGCCTATAGAGAACATATTGATTTTGGAGTCCGTCGTTTTTATAAAAATAATTCCATCCCCCTTTTTCCGTAGGTGCTGAATACTTGGGATAATTATACACCTCCTGTAGACGTTTAAGAAAAGAGGTTCTAAAGGGAATCTGGTCCAAATGTTTTTGTGTTAATGCATTCTGAGCTTTTACCCATTTTTCCGTCTCCGGAGATCTGTCATCTTCTAACCAACGATAGGGATCAGACACTTGTACGCCATGATAGACGTCTATTTGTTCTACTTTACGAGTTTCAGGATATTTCATCTGTGCGTAAATGGCTGTACTTAAGCCAATCAAGGGTAGTAATAAGATTTTTTTCATTAAGTAATAGTTTTCCTTTGCAAAACTAGAAATTCCCACCCTTTGTCCAAAAAAAATGCAAGAGAATACAACCTTTTCCATTGAAAAACATCTAAGTGAAAAACCTTTTGTTACAAAGGTCCGTTATTACATTTGTACAAGAATACATAACTGGTTACATATGCGCCTATTTCTGCTTGGTCTTATATTGATCCACTTTTCTGCTATAAGTCAGCGTACCGTACCTCCGGGACTTCTGAAAAATTGGAAAAAAACAGATATTACGAGAATTGACGGAAGTCCCTATTATGACCCTGAAACACTCAATGTAGATTTTGATCTGAACTTCGTTTCGAAAGATTCAGTAGATCTTTTCAATAGCGGGCGCTTACAGCGGATTCGCTATCAAGTCTTAGAGGACAGTATCATAAAAGTATCTACTTTGAGAATGAAGATAGAAGAACTATCTGAAATCAAACTGGTATTGACCGCATTAGAATCAGATGAATTAGATTTCCGACTAATCCTTTCCCCAAAACACCTATATGACCTAACGTATACCCCAGAGGCTTATAAGGCGAAGAACGGAGAAGTCGTATTTATTTCTGAATCAGGCAGAGTGGAACCTCAGTTTCGCCATAAAACCATGACACCCGTAGATTTCATCTTTGAAAACTTCGGATTTCCAGAATATAGAAAAGGAGGATTTGTGGTAAGGTTTGTAGTCACTTCCAAAGGAGACGTTACAGGAGTAAAGGTGGTAGCCTCTTCGAACAATAGATTTAACGACAAATTGATACAAGCTGTATTAAAGACAAAAGGACTTTGGGAGCCGGCTGAATTCAAAGGAGAAAAGGTTAGCGTGGAAATGGAATATGACTTTAATCTGGGTTATGAAGACAGAAAGATTACTTCTCAAGTAGATTCTATTGCTTATAGCAAGATGTACTTAGATTATGGAACAAACTTTATTAAGGATGGTGCCTATAGAAGTGCATTTAACTACCTAAAGAAATCTATAGACTATAACCCCCTGAATATAGACGCCTACTTTAAACATGCAGAAGTATCCTTTGCTTTGAAAAGAAAAGAAGACGGCTGTGAAAGTCTCTCGTATTTACTTCTTTTGGAACAGAAGAAAGCCGTACCATTGTACGAAAAATACTGTAAATAGCACTTATAAGGGCAGATAGCACTGCCCTTTCCCGTTCAGGGAAACATGCATACCTTCCAATACCTGAGCTTACTTATCAGGATAAAAATCTATTTATTTCTTTAATCTGCGGATGCATCGTCCTATCTTTACGATAAGATGGGAGAATACTGCCCTATCACATCATTTTATTATCTACTATGAAATTAAACGTTACTGCTAAGATCTTCATCGGCATGGCTCTTGGTATAATTGTGGGTTACATCATTAACCAGAGCTTTTCTTCAGAATCAATTGAACAATGGAGCAATTACCTTAACCTATTAAGTACCATCTTCCTTCGCCTGATCAAAATGATCATCGGGCCACTAGTGTTCTCTATTTTAACCGTAGGTATCGCGAAGCTTGGCGACTTCAAACTCGTAGGTAGAATAGGACTTAAAACCTTAGGTTACTTTTATTTCGCCACAATTCTTTCATTAATTACAGGTCTAATTGCGGTGAATATCCTTAAACCTGGCGCAGGAATGCATGGAAAACTTCCTGATGCAGGAGTGTCTACGGGGATAGAATCAAAGAAAATGACCATCAATAACTTTATTGAGCACTTAATCCCTGAAAGTATTTTCGAAGCTTTAGCTACAAATGAAATCCTTCAAATTGTAATCTTTGCTATTTTCTTCGGAATTGGTACAGCAGCTATAGGTGATAAAGGCAAAGTGATCATCAAAGGACTAGATTCTATTTCCGAAATCATGTTCAAAGTAGTGAACTACGTTATGGAATTTGCTCCGTACGCCGTATTTGGTGCGGTTGCCAGAGTAGTGGCACAAAAAGGCTTAGGAATTCTAAGTGATTATCTATACCTGATCATTTGCTTCTTCGCTACACTTATCTTCTTCCTTGTAGTGGTATTGCCGGCTATTTGTTTTGTGGCCAAAGTTCCTTACTGGAAATTGATGTCATACGTAAAAAATGCCCTTTTCCTATCCTTCGGAACCGCAAGCTCTGAAGCTTCAATGCCTATGCAGATAGAAAAATTGAAAGAATTTGGAATTCCTGAAAGGATAGTCAGCTTTGTTTTACCCCTTGGTTATTCCTTTAACCTAGATGGGTCAATGATGTATATGACCTTTGCCACGGGTTTCATCGCTCAGGCCTATGGCATTGATCTCTCCTTAGGACAACAAGTCACCATGTTATTAACACTTCTTATCACTAGTAAAGGAATTGCCGGAGTTCCTCGCGCTTCCCTAGTGGTTATCGCCGGAACCATGGCCATGTTTGACCTACCAGCAGAAGGACTTGTTCTTCTTTTTGCTGTAGACTGGTTGTTAGACATGGGTAGATCTGCAACATCCGTAGCCGGAAATGCCGTAGCTACTGCAGTGGTGGCGAAGTGGGAAGGAGAATTGAAACCTAACGCCAATTAAATATGAAAAGAATCCTTGTACTACTCCTCCTTTTGCCCGGGGTTATCCTAGCGCAAAAGGACAAGATCTTAGTGAGCGACTTGACTAAGATCCAACAAGTAAGCGGTATTACAGCCGCAAAAAACAAAGTCGTATACACCGTTAATTCCATAGTCAAAAACGAGGACAAGCCTCTGGAATATGACTATATCAATAAACTTTATCTCCTTTCTGAGGACCGAAAAAGCAGTATTGCCCTAACTCAAGGTAAGGAAGGAGTGGGTCAGGCAGAGATCTCTCCTGATGGCAAGATGATAGCTTTTGTACGAAGAGTTAAAGACAAATCACAAATCTTTATCTTACCTCTTTCAGGCGGTGAGCCTTGGCAACTAACCCACTCTAAATACGGTGCTAGTAGCCCTAAATTTTCACCGGATGGTAAAAGAATTCTCTATAGTGGCGGTATCCGTTTAGAGGAATTAGTGAATGACTCTCTTCTTAACCCACAAAAAGGACTTCCCGCATTTTCACTGGAAAAGCCTGGATTTGAAAAAGATTCCTACCTGTTAAAGGGATCTAAGGTAAAACCAAATCCCGATGGAAACCTAGAGGAAATTAGAGCATACCTAAACAAAAGCACGGAAGACAAGAAAACTAGAGTATTTACGCGCTTGAATTTCCAGGGTGAAGCAAACTTAAACGGGGATATTTCCTTCTCTCACCTTTTTGAAATCGAAGTAAAAGAAAATGCTCAGGCAAGAGCCCTGACTTCAGGTTTTGCCTCGTACAATGGTGCAAATTACGCTCCTGATGGTAGAAGCATATTTGTAAGTACTGCAAAGGATGCAGATGAACATCCGGATAGAGAAAGTGAAAACAAAATTGTTCAGATCCAACTATCTGACCTTTCTCAAAAAGTCATTCTTAGTAAAAACGAGACGGCATTTAGAGGCTTCTCTCTATCCCCTTCAGGAAAAAAAGCGGCAACCGTCATTTCTGGCACCAACGGCCTATCATACGGTAAACTTGCTATTGTCAATTCTGATGGAAGCCAACTGAAAGAAATCGACTTTGATCGTGTGCCTTCTGGCTTCAATTGGACACCAGATGAGAAATTCT harbors:
- a CDS encoding prolyl oligopeptidase family serine peptidase, producing the protein MKKILLLPLIGLSTAIYAQMKYPETRKVEQIDVYHGVQVSDPYRWLEDDRSPETEKWVKAQNALTQKHLDQIPFRTSFLKRLQEVYNYPKYSAPTEKGGWNYFYKNDGLQNQYVLYRQKGETVEKVLDPNTLSKDGTTGLAQFVLNKAGSYAAYALTHGGSDWQTVYLMDMKNLQTMGDTLKWVKVSGLAWEGDGFYYSRYPQPEGSALAAVNENHQVWYHRLGTSQDQDILIYENKEEPRRFHYLYTSEDEDLAFLSISDRGKGLKGNALYYKRKGEKNFSPIIAEVGNSSYSVVYSEGDELIIQTNDQAPNDKLLSYNLQSKAWKEMVPERKEPMVSVSTAGRKLFVAYLKDVTTRVERLNLQGQLEEVVQLPGVGTAGGFQGKKTDEEVFYYFTSFTNPSTTYIYNLKTGKSTRYRKPEVKFDPEAFVTEQVFYVSKDGTKVPMFITYKKGTPKNGKNPTLLYGYGGFNVTLQPAFSAMLIPFLEEGGVYAQANIRGGGEYGESWHEQGTKLKKQNVYDDFIAAAEYLIQNKFCDNEHLALRGASNGGLLVGAVVNQRPDLAKVAIPEVGVMDMLRFHKFTIGWNWVADYGSADNPEEFKAIYAYSPMHNIREGVNYPATLITTADHDDRVVPAHSFKYAATLQEKAGKSSKNPLLIRVETQSGHGSSNTQKMLELTADIYGFIFYHTGVQPFTK
- a CDS encoding TonB family protein, encoding MRLFLLGLILIHFSAISQRTVPPGLLKNWKKTDITRIDGSPYYDPETLNVDFDLNFVSKDSVDLFNSGRLQRIRYQVLEDSIIKVSTLRMKIEELSEIKLVLTALESDELDFRLILSPKHLYDLTYTPEAYKAKNGEVVFISESGRVEPQFRHKTMTPVDFIFENFGFPEYRKGGFVVRFVVTSKGDVTGVKVVASSNNRFNDKLIQAVLKTKGLWEPAEFKGEKVSVEMEYDFNLGYEDRKITSQVDSIAYSKMYLDYGTNFIKDGAYRSAFNYLKKSIDYNPLNIDAYFKHAEVSFALKRKEDGCESLSYLLLLEQKKAVPLYEKYCK
- a CDS encoding dicarboxylate/amino acid:cation symporter, whose translation is MKLNVTAKIFIGMALGIIVGYIINQSFSSESIEQWSNYLNLLSTIFLRLIKMIIGPLVFSILTVGIAKLGDFKLVGRIGLKTLGYFYFATILSLITGLIAVNILKPGAGMHGKLPDAGVSTGIESKKMTINNFIEHLIPESIFEALATNEILQIVIFAIFFGIGTAAIGDKGKVIIKGLDSISEIMFKVVNYVMEFAPYAVFGAVARVVAQKGLGILSDYLYLIICFFATLIFFLVVVLPAICFVAKVPYWKLMSYVKNALFLSFGTASSEASMPMQIEKLKEFGIPERIVSFVLPLGYSFNLDGSMMYMTFATGFIAQAYGIDLSLGQQVTMLLTLLITSKGIAGVPRASLVVIAGTMAMFDLPAEGLVLLFAVDWLLDMGRSATSVAGNAVATAVVAKWEGELKPNAN
- a CDS encoding S9 family peptidase codes for the protein MKRILVLLLLLPGVILAQKDKILVSDLTKIQQVSGITAAKNKVVYTVNSIVKNEDKPLEYDYINKLYLLSEDRKSSIALTQGKEGVGQAEISPDGKMIAFVRRVKDKSQIFILPLSGGEPWQLTHSKYGASSPKFSPDGKRILYSGGIRLEELVNDSLLNPQKGLPAFSLEKPGFEKDSYLLKGSKVKPNPDGNLEEIRAYLNKSTEDKKTRVFTRLNFQGEANLNGDISFSHLFEIEVKENAQARALTSGFASYNGANYAPDGRSIFVSTAKDADEHPDRESENKIVQIQLSDLSQKVILSKNETAFRGFSLSPSGKKAATVISGTNGLSYGKLAIVNSDGSQLKEIDFDRVPSGFNWTPDEKFLYFTAQSNGGSPIFRLELSSGKVTRLTDYDTGIAQLTLLDSGEWVYARTGADNPNELYIASADLKTKTRVSDLNDHWLKNKILSVPVKQIYKNSKGQDIEFWVMKPANYKEGQKYPVVLQLHGGPTAMWGPGEGSMWHEFQYFAAMGYGVVFPNQRGSGGYGKDFQFSNYRDWGKGPQEDALGALDMACKESWVDKDKLVITGGSYAGYLTAWIIAHDHRFKAAFAQRGVYDLSTFMGEGNAWRLTPNYFGLPWEKEEETKIRENSPFTYVDKIKTPFLIKHGDNDLRTGVIQSEMMYKSLKYLGRDVEYVRYQGATHELSRTGNVRQRIDRILRIHEFFQRYI